The nucleotide window ACCGCCCTGCAGTACTCGGTGGTCATCGTTACCTACCGTCGCCACGAACCGCTGTGCGACACGCTGCGCGCGCTCGGTCCGCACATCGACCCGGCGGTCGGCGAGGTTCTGGTGATCGACCAGTTACCGCCCGGCCCTCTGCCCGCGGACGTCCTCGCCACGCCCGGGTTGCGGTACGTCTCTCTGGACCGGCCGGGGATGGTCCCGGCCCGCAACGATGGCATCCGCCGCGCACGCGGGGAGATCGTGCTGTTCCTCGACGACGACATCGTGCCGCTCCCCGGTCTGATCGACGGGCATTTGGCCGCGTACCGCGATCCCGCGGTCGGTGGCGTCGCGGGCCGTATTCTGGACCCCGGAGTTGAGCCGGCGGCCGAGCAACCCGACCCCCGGTCCTTCGACTCGAGGCGGGGCTGGGAGTACGCCACGTTCGACCACACCACCCCGGCCGACGTGCTGACTGCTCGGGGGTGTAACATGTCGTTCCGCCGGGAGATACTGTGCCGGCTCGGCGGGTTCGATCGTAACATCGAGATTTTCCGCGATGACACGGATATGTCCCTACGGGTGATTGCGGGCGGGTGGAAGGTGCGGTTCGCGCCCGCCGCGGGGCTCGTCCACCTGAGCACGCCGAGCGGCGGCACTCGCCAGGCGAAGACCTCCGCCGGGTACTGGGGGCGCGAGTGGGGTATCTATCGGCAGAGCTTTCGGCACTATCGCGACAACCTGTACTTCTTATTTCGCCACCTGCGAGGCCCGGCGCGTTGGTCGGCGGTCTGGCGTGCGTACCGTGGATACGTCGGGCTGTCGCGGTGGCCGTGGCGACTGGCGGCCAAGAACGCCGCGTTCGGCTTGGCCCTTTTGCACGCAACTCGGATGGCGCGTCGGCGCCGGTACCAACCATGCGTTCTGGACGAATGAGCCATCCGCGAGTGGTCCACGTCACCCCCGCCCTGTTCGGGGAGGGGGGCGTGTTCGGCGGCGCCGAGCGGTACTCGCTCGAACTCGCCCGCCACATGGCGAAGGTCGTGCCGACTGCCCTTGTGGCTTTCGGCGACGAGCCCAGGCGGTTCACCACCCCCGAAGGGCTCCGGGTGCGCGTGCTCGGGCCGGCGTGGCGGGTCCGCGGGCAGGCGTTTAACCGGTTCCACTCGGGGGTCGTGCGCGCGGTTGCGGGTGCCGATGTGGTCCACTGCCACCAGCCCCGCATGCTCGCCTCGGAGGTTTGCGCTTTACTCGCCCGCGCCACCGGGCGGCGGGCGTTCGCGTCCGACCTCGGCGCCGGGGGGTGGGGGTTCTCCTCCCGGCTGAATACGGACGGCTGGTTCCACGGGCACTTGCACATCAGTGAGTACAGCCGCCAGGTGGCTGGCCACGTCGGGCGTCCCGGTGCCGGCGTCATTTACGGCGGGGTGAATACCGACCTGTTCGCGCCTGATTCGAGCGTGCCGCGCGAGCCGCTGGTCGTGTTCGTCGGCCGGCTGATGCCGCACAAGGGCGTGGACGTCCTTATTGACGCGCTGCCCGGCGGGATGGACCTGGAGCTGATCGGCCGGCCGTACCACGAGCGGTTCTTCGCCGACCTGAAGCGGCTGGCGGCCGGCAAGCGGGTCACGTTTCGGCCCGACTGCGGGGACGACGACATCGTCCGCGCCTACCGACGGGCCGCGTGCGTAGTGCTGCCAAGTTTGTATCGAGATTGCTACGGCAATGAATCGAAGGTGCCGGAGCTGCTCGGCCAGACGCTGATCGAGGGAATGGCCTGCGGTGCGCCCGGCATTTGTACCGCGGTGGCCAGCCTGCCTGAAGTGGTCACGGACGGCGAAACCGGGTTCGTGGTGCCGCCCAACGACCCCTCCGCGCTCCGCGCGCGGCTCGAGTTCCTCCGGGACAATGCGACCGCAGTTGGCGAACTCGGGCGGGCCGCCCGCACGCGGGTGCTGAACCATTTCACCTGGGGCGGTACCGTGATGCGATGCCTGGAAGCCTATGCCGCAGGGTGACATGCGAGTTCTGATTGCGACACAGCATTTGAGTATCGTTGGCGGCGTCGAAACCTACCTTCGGGCCGTGCTCCCGCACCTCCGTGCGCGCGGTTTTGATGTGGCCCTGCTGGCCGAGCACGGCGCGACCGACGCGGGGGTGGGCGCGGGCGTCCCCGGGGTGCCGGTGTGGGTCGGGCCGGAGGCTTTTCGCGAGGTGGTGCGGTGGGCGCCCGACGTGGTGTACAGCCAAGGGCTGGCGGACACGGTGCTGGAGGCCGCCCTCGCCGACCGATTCCCAACCATATTTTACGCGCACAACTACCACGGCACTTGCGTGAGCGGAACCAAGTGCCACTCGCGGCCCCGGTTCGAGCCCTGCGACCGGGTGCTGGGGTTGGGGTGCCTCGCGGCGTACCTGCCGCGGGGGTGCGGCGGGCGGAACCCGCTCACCATGTTGGGCCTGTACCGGACCCAGCGCCGGCGCCGCGCGAACGTGGACCGGTACCGTGCCGTCCTCGTCGCCAGCCGGCACATGGCGGCCGAATACGGGCGGCACGGGGTGTCTGCGGACCGGCTACGGCTCCTGCCGCTGTTCCCCCCGGACGCCGTGCCCGACCCGGAGCCGCCCGTGCCGCGCCGGCGGTCCGACCGGGTGCTGTTCGTGGGCCGGGTGACCGCGCTGAAGGGGCTCACGCACCTGATTGAGGCGATGCCCCGGGCGTGTGCGGAACTGGGGCGAACACTCACGCTCGTGGTTGCCGGAGACGGTCCGGCGCTTTCAGCGGCGACGACCGAGGCGACACGTTTCGGGGTTCGGGTTGAGTTCCTGGGGTGGGTGAAGGCCGACCGGCGGGCGGCCGAGATGCGAGCGGCCGACGTACTCGCCGTCCCCAGCGTGTGGCCGGAGCCCTTCGGGTTGGTCGGTGTCGAGGCCGGCTGCGTCGGGCTGCCGGCTGTAGCTTTTGCGACGGGTGGGGTTCCGGACTGGCTCGAACCCGGTGTGTCCGGTGAGTCTGCCCCGGGGCTCCATCCGAATGCCGAAGAGTTGGCCTCGGCGTTGGTCCGTATACTCTCCACCGAGGCCCATTGGCACCAACTACGTATTGGCGCGTGGGAGACCGCGAAGCGATTCAGTGCTGAGGCGCACCTCAGCCGATTGATCAACGTACTTCGGCAGGCGGCTACCTAAAAATGACTCGTCGTTGGGCGATTATTACCGGCGAGTACCCGACGAAATCCGGCGGGGTCGCGGACTACACCCAACTGGTGGCTCGTGGGTTGGCCGCGGCCGGGGACACTGTGACGGTGTTCGCGCCCCGGTACTCAGGGCCGACTGCGGACGATCCAGGTGTGACGGTCGTTCGGTTGCTGGACCATTTCGGCCCCCGCGGGCTGATCGCCCTCGACGGCCAACTCGCCCGGCTGCGCCCGGATCGGATACTGGTGCAGTACGTGCCGCACGCCTACGGGTACAAGGCGCTGAACCTACCGTTCGCTGCGTGGGTGGCGGCCCGGGCTCCCCGGATCGCACCGGTCTGGGTGATGTTTCACGAGGTTGCGTTTCCGTTCGCGTGGCGCTACCCGCACCTGATCCTCGGAGCCGCGAACGCGGTTATGGCCCGGCTCGTTGCCGGCGGGGCGGATCGAGTGCTCGTCTCGGTGCCCCAGTGGGCCGAGCGGTTGCGCCGGCTCAGCCCGCGCGCGCGACCAGGCGAGTGGGTGCCGGTGCCGAGTAACATCCCGCACGTTCCGCGCGTTCCGGCTCTCAAGGCGGATGGGAATTTTACCATCGGCCATTTTGGGACGTACGGGGCGGCCGTCGCGCCCCTGCTCGAACCCGCACTCGCACGCCTCCTCGCGCCCGCGGGACGGGTCGCGTTACTGCTCGGACGCGGCGCGGGCAAGTTCGCAGGTTCGTTCGGGGATCGGCACCCCGCACTGGCGCACCGGGTGACCGCGGTCGGGGGGCTGTCGGGCTCCGGCATCGCGGAACATTTCCACCGCTGCGACATGCTACTTCAGCCGTACATTGATGGGCTCAGCTGCCGACGCGGAAGTGCGATGGCGGGGCTGGCGAACGGTATACCCGTGGTGTCGAACGCGGGCGCGGCCACGGAAAGGATGTGGGCTGTTGAGGGGGCGGGATGTGTCGCGCTTGCGCCCTCTGCCAGTTCTGACGCCCTGGCGGCCGAGGCCGAGGCCCTGATCGCGCTGCCCGCCGGGGCGCGGGAGGGCGTCGGCCAGCGCGGTGCGGAACTGTATCACAAACGATTTAGTTTAGAGAATACGCTCGAAGTGCTTCGCGGTCGCTCGGCGGCGGGATAAAGCCCGAGTCATGAGACGTTCGCTGGTACCGCGGCTGGCCGCGAACTGGCACTCCGCTGGTACATCGCTACCCACTCGCTACCCACTAACGGCAGGGCATTTTCACAGACTGTTCGCGCGAACAGTTCTAAACCAGTCGCGTGCCATCTGACGGTTGTGAGCGAACGCCTTGGGCGCCACTGCTGTTAGGCCGCTGCTACCCGTAACATCGACAGTAGCGGTAAAAAGCCGCAAGCGGCCCTGATGGGCTCCAGGTGGAGAGCGAATGAAGGCCCGTCGTTTGCTAACCGTTGGCCACTCGTACGTGGTGGCGCTAAATCGCCGGCTGGCGCACGAGATGGCCCTTGCCGGAAGAGGGACGTGGGAGGTGACCGCGGTCGCCCCGAAATTCGTGTACGGTGACCTTCGGCAGATCGAATTGGAACCTTATCCAGGCGAGGCGTGCCGGCTGGAACCGGTCGCCGCGTACCTGTCTCGCTGGATTCACGTTATGGCCTACGGCCGGCGGGTGCGGGCGCTGCTACGCGAACCGTGGGATCTCGTTCACTGCTGGGGGGAGCCGTACACGCTTTCCGGCTTTCAGGTGGCCCGGTGGGCGCCCGCCGGGGCGCCGTTCGTGTTCTGGACCGCCCAGAACTTGGCAAAGCGGTACCCGTTGCCGTTCCGGTGGTTCGAGCGGTCCGTTCTGCGCCGGGCGGACGGCTGGCTCGCGTGCGGCCAGACAACGGTGGACGCACAGTTGGGACGCGACTCGGGCTACGACAGCAAGCCGCACCGGGTGATGCCGCTGGGCGTTGACCTTGATGTGTTTCGGCCGGATCCCGTGTCCGGTGCGGCCGTCCGCCGGCAACTCGGGTGGGACGTTAATGGCCCACCGGTGGTCGGGTACTTGGGGCGGTTCATCGGCGAGAAGGGGCTTCCGCTTCTGACCCGGGCGCTTGACATGCTCTCGGTTCCGTGGCGGGCGCTGTTCGTCGGGGGGGGGCCGCTCGAGATCGAACTGCGGACCTGGGGGCAGAAGTACGGTGACCGCGTCCGGGTGGTTACGGGGGTGCCGCACGATCGGGTGCCCGCGCACCTCGCCGCGATGGACGTACTGGCGGCGCCGAGCCAAACCACGCCGCGGTGGAAGGAGCAACTCGGTCGAATGCTGATCGAGGCGTTCGCGTGCGGGGTTGCGGTCGCCGGCAGCGATTCCGGTGAGATCCCGCACGTCATTGGCGACGCCGGGCGCGTGGTTCCCGAGGCCGACGAGGCGGCGTGGGCTGTGACACTGGCCGAACTGGTCGAAAACCGGAACGCGCGCGACGAACTGGCGGCCCGCGGGTTGGAGCGGGCTCGCACCGCGTTCGCCTGGCCGGTCGTTGCCGGTCAACACTTGGACTTTTTCAATGAGTTGCTCGATCGTTCCAGGTATAATCGCGGTTGATCAATTTTGCTGGTTGTATCGGGGCGATTGTCGTGTATGAGTGCCCGCGGAGTGGCGACCAGGCTACTGGGCCCTCTGTTGTGCGTGATTTCGCGACGGTGGTGCTCCAGATCGTGGCGCCAGCGCTCGCGGGTGCGTAGCCGCGCCGTTTTAGGTGGGCTGACGCGGAACTGCTCCTGAGCCCGCTCTGCGGGCCGAACGTGTCGTAATTGCGTCCATGGTTCGGGCGCACGATACTGACGCTTGACTCTGAGCGTTCGTGATACGGGCGCCCGCTCGGGCCGCTGCTGCGGTTTTAGATTCGCACATGCCGGACTGCCAACCGGCTTAATAAGACAAGTGGTGAGCGTGTGAGTGATGCTGCTGAAACGACTGTCGTCGCCCCTCCCCAGTTCGTGCGGGTAAAACGTCCCCGCCGGCTGCTCTCGCTCGCCCACTCCTACGTGGTCGGGATGAACCGCCGACTCGCGCACGAGATGTCCCGCGTCGGCGGGGGCTCGTGGGAAGTGGTCGCCGCGGCGCCGAAATACTTCGACGGCAGCGACCTCCGTCCGGTGCGGCTCGAACTCAGGGCCGACGAACCGTGCCGGGTCGTTCCACTGAACGCGTACTTCACCCGGCGGCCCCACCTGTTCCTGTACGGGCGGCAGCTCCGCAGCTTGCTGCGCGAGGGCTGGGACGCGGTTCACGCGTGGGAGGAGCCGTACATCCTTGCCGGGGGCGAGGTGGCGTGGTGGACCCCGCGCGACTCGGCCCTCGTGTTCCGCACCGCACAGAGTATCAACAAGACGTACCCGCTGCCGTTCTCGCTCGTCGAGCGGTACGCGATGCATAAAGCCGCGGGGTGGATCTGTAGCGGCTCACTGGTCGAGCAGACGTTGTCCGCCCGCCGGGGGTACGACAAGCCTCGCGCGCGCATCCCCCTGGGGGTCGACACGGAGGCGTTCCGGCCGGACCCAGAGGCGGGGCGGAACGTGCTTCAGAAACTCGGATGGGCGGGGGGGGCGCCAGTGATCGGCTACCTTGGCCGGTTCGTGCCGGACAAGGGGCTGAACCTGCTCACCGCCGCACTCGATGAGGTGCCCGGGGAGTGGCGCGCCTTGTTCGTCGGTGCGGGGCCGTCGGAATCGCAACTGCGCGAATGGGCTTCTAAATATGGCGATCGCGTCCGGATTTGCACGGACGTGACCCACGACTTTGTGCCGGCTTACCTGAACGCGATGACCGTCCTCTGCGCCCCCAGCCAGACAATGCCGAACTGGAAAGAACAATTCGGGCGCATGGTCGTGGAGTCCTTCGCGGCCGGCGTGCCCTTCATCGGTAGCGACAGCGGTGAGATCCCGTTCGTCGTTCGTGACAGCGGTCTGATTGTCGGTGAGAAGGACGTTGCCGGTTGGGCACGCGCGATCGGAGAATTGATCGCGTCCCCAGGCCAACGCCGCGTTCTTGCAGACAAGGGGTTGCAGCGCACACGGGACGAGTTCGCTTGGCCGGTTGTGGCGCGGCAGTACCTCAACTTTTTCGAGCGCGTCCTTGCAGAGAAGCGGAATTAGGACCTTTGGGTAGGTCTTCCGTAACTTGCGTTTCCCAGGGTGTTTTGCGTGCCGCCAGAGCATTGTCCGATCGCCGTTAGCGCCGCGCGCCTCGGGGTCGTGCGTGACTTTCGCGCCGAAACGTGGCCCAGCATGGACCTGTGCGCGGACCAACTTCTCGCGCACCTCCCGGGCACGGCGCTAACGGCGACCGACCTCGAAACGCCGTTCGTGCGGCTGTTCCAGCGGTCACCGGTGGTGGGCCGCACGAACGCGGCATTTAATGTGGACCGGCTTGTCAACCGGCACCTGACGCTCCCACGGTTCTTGCGAACGCGCGCCCGCGAATTTGATCTCTTCCACATTGTCGACCACAGCTACGCGCACGCGACTCTGGCCCTCCCCCCCGGGCGCGCCGGTGTGTACTGCCACGACCTCGACGCGTTCCGATCACTACTCGAGCCGGCGCGCGAGCCGCGCCCGTGGTGGTTCCGGAGACTGGCCCGTCGCACCCTTCGCGGGATGCAGGCCGCCGCCGTGGTGTTTCACAATTCGCGCGAAGTGGGGCGTCAGCTCACCGATGCGGGGCTCGTGCCCGCGGAAAAATTGGTGCATGCGCCCCTCGGCGTGGCGCACGAGTTCGCGCCGGACGGCGGGTCGGTCGAACTGCCCGCGCCGGGCCTCCCGCCC belongs to Gemmata obscuriglobus and includes:
- a CDS encoding glycosyltransferase family 2 protein codes for the protein MAQVQAPTPTALQYSVVIVTYRRHEPLCDTLRALGPHIDPAVGEVLVIDQLPPGPLPADVLATPGLRYVSLDRPGMVPARNDGIRRARGEIVLFLDDDIVPLPGLIDGHLAAYRDPAVGGVAGRILDPGVEPAAEQPDPRSFDSRRGWEYATFDHTTPADVLTARGCNMSFRREILCRLGGFDRNIEIFRDDTDMSLRVIAGGWKVRFAPAAGLVHLSTPSGGTRQAKTSAGYWGREWGIYRQSFRHYRDNLYFLFRHLRGPARWSAVWRAYRGYVGLSRWPWRLAAKNAAFGLALLHATRMARRRRYQPCVLDE
- a CDS encoding glycosyltransferase family 4 protein, yielding MSHPRVVHVTPALFGEGGVFGGAERYSLELARHMAKVVPTALVAFGDEPRRFTTPEGLRVRVLGPAWRVRGQAFNRFHSGVVRAVAGADVVHCHQPRMLASEVCALLARATGRRAFASDLGAGGWGFSSRLNTDGWFHGHLHISEYSRQVAGHVGRPGAGVIYGGVNTDLFAPDSSVPREPLVVFVGRLMPHKGVDVLIDALPGGMDLELIGRPYHERFFADLKRLAAGKRVTFRPDCGDDDIVRAYRRAACVVLPSLYRDCYGNESKVPELLGQTLIEGMACGAPGICTAVASLPEVVTDGETGFVVPPNDPSALRARLEFLRDNATAVGELGRAARTRVLNHFTWGGTVMRCLEAYAAG
- a CDS encoding glycosyltransferase family 4 protein encodes the protein MRVLIATQHLSIVGGVETYLRAVLPHLRARGFDVALLAEHGATDAGVGAGVPGVPVWVGPEAFREVVRWAPDVVYSQGLADTVLEAALADRFPTIFYAHNYHGTCVSGTKCHSRPRFEPCDRVLGLGCLAAYLPRGCGGRNPLTMLGLYRTQRRRRANVDRYRAVLVASRHMAAEYGRHGVSADRLRLLPLFPPDAVPDPEPPVPRRRSDRVLFVGRVTALKGLTHLIEAMPRACAELGRTLTLVVAGDGPALSAATTEATRFGVRVEFLGWVKADRRAAEMRAADVLAVPSVWPEPFGLVGVEAGCVGLPAVAFATGGVPDWLEPGVSGESAPGLHPNAEELASALVRILSTEAHWHQLRIGAWETAKRFSAEAHLSRLINVLRQAAT
- a CDS encoding glycosyltransferase; amino-acid sequence: MTRRWAIITGEYPTKSGGVADYTQLVARGLAAAGDTVTVFAPRYSGPTADDPGVTVVRLLDHFGPRGLIALDGQLARLRPDRILVQYVPHAYGYKALNLPFAAWVAARAPRIAPVWVMFHEVAFPFAWRYPHLILGAANAVMARLVAGGADRVLVSVPQWAERLRRLSPRARPGEWVPVPSNIPHVPRVPALKADGNFTIGHFGTYGAAVAPLLEPALARLLAPAGRVALLLGRGAGKFAGSFGDRHPALAHRVTAVGGLSGSGIAEHFHRCDMLLQPYIDGLSCRRGSAMAGLANGIPVVSNAGAATERMWAVEGAGCVALAPSASSDALAAEAEALIALPAGAREGVGQRGAELYHKRFSLENTLEVLRGRSAAG
- a CDS encoding glycosyltransferase family 4 protein, encoding MKARRLLTVGHSYVVALNRRLAHEMALAGRGTWEVTAVAPKFVYGDLRQIELEPYPGEACRLEPVAAYLSRWIHVMAYGRRVRALLREPWDLVHCWGEPYTLSGFQVARWAPAGAPFVFWTAQNLAKRYPLPFRWFERSVLRRADGWLACGQTTVDAQLGRDSGYDSKPHRVMPLGVDLDVFRPDPVSGAAVRRQLGWDVNGPPVVGYLGRFIGEKGLPLLTRALDMLSVPWRALFVGGGPLEIELRTWGQKYGDRVRVVTGVPHDRVPAHLAAMDVLAAPSQTTPRWKEQLGRMLIEAFACGVAVAGSDSGEIPHVIGDAGRVVPEADEAAWAVTLAELVENRNARDELAARGLERARTAFAWPVVAGQHLDFFNELLDRSRYNRG
- a CDS encoding glycosyltransferase family 4 protein, which codes for MSDAAETTVVAPPQFVRVKRPRRLLSLAHSYVVGMNRRLAHEMSRVGGGSWEVVAAAPKYFDGSDLRPVRLELRADEPCRVVPLNAYFTRRPHLFLYGRQLRSLLREGWDAVHAWEEPYILAGGEVAWWTPRDSALVFRTAQSINKTYPLPFSLVERYAMHKAAGWICSGSLVEQTLSARRGYDKPRARIPLGVDTEAFRPDPEAGRNVLQKLGWAGGAPVIGYLGRFVPDKGLNLLTAALDEVPGEWRALFVGAGPSESQLREWASKYGDRVRICTDVTHDFVPAYLNAMTVLCAPSQTMPNWKEQFGRMVVESFAAGVPFIGSDSGEIPFVVRDSGLIVGEKDVAGWARAIGELIASPGQRRVLADKGLQRTRDEFAWPVVARQYLNFFERVLAEKRN
- a CDS encoding glycosyltransferase family 4 protein — encoded protein: MDLCADQLLAHLPGTALTATDLETPFVRLFQRSPVVGRTNAAFNVDRLVNRHLTLPRFLRTRAREFDLFHIVDHSYAHATLALPPGRAGVYCHDLDAFRSLLEPAREPRPWWFRRLARRTLRGMQAAAVVFHNSREVGRQLTDAGLVPAEKLVHAPLGVAHEFAPDGGSVELPAPGLPPEPFLLHVGSHIPRKRIDVLLDVFAAVLKRHPDVRLVQVGPPWARAFADQIERLGTAGRIVRFAGLSREQLAELYRRASVVLVPSAAEGFGLPVIEALACGAAVVASDIPVLREVGGEAVAYRPVADVPAWAEAVSRVLNGTGFAPPREDRLARAALYSWREHARVIADAYLRLAGGG